A portion of the Cyanobium sp. PCC 7001 genome contains these proteins:
- the murJ gene encoding murein biosynthesis integral membrane protein MurJ, with protein MPQSLRRIALIVAVATAISKVAGLVRQQAIAAAFGVGAAYDAYNYAYVLPGFLLILLGGINGPFHSAMVSVLARRPREQGAHVLAAINTLVGAGLLVVTLILLVAADPLITLVGPGLDAERHAIAVVELRWMAPMALFAGLIGLGFGALNAADEFWLPSVSPLLSSVAVIAGLALLWWQLGSAITLPENALIGGVVLAASTTVGAVLQWLIQLPALARQGLHRFRLVWDWQDPGVREVLQVMGPATLSSGMLQINVFVSLFFASGIPAAAAGLGYANLLVQTPLGLISNALLVPLLPVYARLTAPGDRPELVARIRQGLMLSNASMLPLGALMAALAVPIVALIYERGAFDAGAATLVGQLLMAYGIGMPAYLARDVLVRVFYALGDGVTPFRWSLAGIGLNALFCWAFVGGPTPWGQQLLPVLYAGAAGLVLATVAVNLITCAGLLLALQVRLHGLPLLAWGRDSGLLLGAALLGAAAAWALATYVGWPTGLLGRLLQTGLSGSLGLLVYGLLAHRAGVPEAEQVVSQFSRRLPKLGRR; from the coding sequence ATGCCCCAATCCCTGCGCCGCATTGCCCTGATCGTGGCCGTGGCCACCGCGATCAGCAAGGTGGCCGGTCTGGTGCGGCAGCAGGCCATCGCTGCCGCATTCGGCGTGGGTGCCGCCTATGACGCCTACAACTACGCCTATGTGCTGCCGGGCTTCCTGCTGATCCTGCTGGGCGGCATCAACGGGCCCTTCCACAGCGCCATGGTGAGCGTGCTGGCCCGACGCCCCCGCGAGCAGGGGGCCCATGTGCTGGCGGCGATCAACACCCTGGTGGGGGCCGGCCTGCTGGTCGTCACCCTGATCCTGCTGGTGGCGGCCGATCCGCTCATCACCCTGGTGGGCCCGGGTCTGGACGCGGAGCGCCATGCCATCGCCGTGGTGGAGCTGCGCTGGATGGCGCCGATGGCCCTGTTCGCCGGCCTGATCGGTCTGGGTTTCGGCGCCCTCAACGCGGCCGATGAGTTCTGGTTGCCCTCGGTGAGTCCGCTGCTCTCCAGCGTGGCGGTGATCGCCGGCCTGGCCCTGCTCTGGTGGCAGCTGGGCTCGGCGATCACCCTGCCGGAGAACGCCCTGATCGGTGGCGTGGTGCTGGCCGCCAGCACCACGGTGGGGGCGGTGCTGCAGTGGCTGATCCAGCTGCCGGCCCTGGCCCGTCAGGGTCTGCACCGCTTCCGGCTGGTGTGGGACTGGCAGGACCCCGGAGTGCGGGAGGTGCTGCAGGTGATGGGGCCGGCCACGCTTTCCTCGGGCATGCTGCAGATCAACGTGTTCGTGTCGCTGTTCTTCGCCTCCGGCATTCCGGCGGCGGCGGCGGGACTGGGCTACGCCAACCTGCTGGTGCAGACGCCCCTGGGGTTGATCTCCAACGCGCTGCTGGTGCCGCTGCTGCCGGTGTATGCCCGCCTGACGGCGCCGGGCGACCGCCCGGAGCTGGTGGCCCGCATCCGACAGGGCCTGATGCTCTCCAACGCCTCGATGCTGCCGCTCGGGGCCCTGATGGCGGCGCTGGCCGTGCCGATCGTGGCCCTGATCTACGAGCGCGGCGCCTTCGATGCCGGCGCCGCCACCCTGGTGGGCCAGCTTCTGATGGCCTACGGCATCGGCATGCCGGCCTACCTGGCCCGCGACGTGCTCGTGCGCGTCTTCTACGCCCTTGGCGACGGCGTCACCCCCTTCCGCTGGTCCCTGGCGGGGATCGGCCTCAACGCCCTCTTCTGCTGGGCCTTCGTGGGCGGGCCCACGCCCTGGGGCCAGCAGCTGCTGCCGGTGCTCTACGCCGGCGCCGCCGGGCTGGTGCTCGCCACGGTGGCGGTGAACCTGATCACCTGTGCCGGGCTGCTGCTGGCCCTGCAGGTGCGGCTGCATGGCCTGCCGTTGCTGGCCTGGGGCCGGGACAGCGGCCTGCTGCTGGGCGCGGCGCTGCTCGGTGCCGCGGCGGCCTGGGCGTTGGCCACCTACGTGGGCTGGCCGACAGGCCTGCTGGGGCGGCTGCTGCAGACGGGCCTGAGCGGCAGCTTGGGGCTGCTGGTGTACGGCCTTCTCGCCCACAGGGCCGGGGTGCCCGAGGCGGAGCAGGTGGTGAGCCAGTTCAGCCGCCGCCTGCCGAAACTGGGCCGCCGCTGA
- the sfsA gene encoding DNA/RNA nuclease SfsA gives MAPQILAFPPLVEGVLLKRYKRFLADVQLDGGGVVTAHCPNTGPMTGVLLPGGRVRLRHDPSPSRKLAWTWEQAEVPGAGGEPVWVGINTALPNRLVRAAIEAGCLEAELGPIGGIRAEVPYGEGRRSRIDLLLTPAEGAPDPRAIYLEVKNTTWTRGSLALFPDTVTERGQKHLVELTALLPEARAVLLPCLSRGDVDRFAPGDSADPRYGELFRAALEAGVEVLPCVFGFTATGVHWQGLAGVEPREPAASRHAP, from the coding sequence ATGGCCCCGCAGATCCTGGCGTTCCCGCCGCTCGTGGAGGGGGTGCTGCTGAAGCGCTACAAGCGCTTTCTCGCGGATGTTCAGCTCGATGGCGGCGGCGTGGTGACCGCCCATTGCCCCAACACCGGCCCCATGACCGGCGTGCTGCTGCCGGGCGGGCGCGTGCGGCTGCGCCACGACCCCTCGCCCAGCCGCAAGCTGGCCTGGACGTGGGAACAGGCCGAAGTGCCCGGCGCCGGCGGCGAGCCGGTGTGGGTGGGCATCAACACGGCGCTGCCGAACCGGCTGGTGCGGGCCGCGATCGAGGCCGGTTGCCTCGAGGCCGAGCTCGGGCCGATCGGCGGCATCCGGGCCGAGGTGCCCTACGGCGAGGGCCGCCGCAGTCGCATCGATCTGCTGCTCACCCCCGCCGAAGGGGCCCCGGACCCGCGGGCCATCTATCTGGAGGTGAAGAACACCACCTGGACCCGGGGCTCCCTGGCCCTGTTTCCCGACACGGTGACGGAGCGGGGCCAGAAGCATCTGGTGGAGCTCACCGCCCTGCTGCCGGAAGCCCGGGCGGTGCTGCTGCCCTGCCTCAGCCGCGGCGACGTGGACCGCTTCGCGCCGGGCGACTCCGCCGATCCGCGCTACGGCGAGCTGTTCCGCGCCGCCCTGGAGGCGGGCGTGGAGGTGCTGCCGTGCGTGTTCGGCTTCACAGCCACCGGGGTGCACTGGCAGGGCCTGGCGGGCGTGGAACCCCGCGAGCCGGCAGCCTCGCGCCATGCCCCATAG
- a CDS encoding 4-hydroxy-3-methylbut-2-enyl diphosphate reductase, translating into MDTRAFKRSLHHSERYNRRGFGLGEEVAGSLEQAYQSDLVAKLRENGYALQRGRLTVRLAEAFGFCWGVERAVAMAYETRRHYPSERIWITNEIIHNPSVNDHLRDMDVQFIPVDEGVKDFSDVASGDVVILPAFGATVQEMQLLNERGCHIVDTTCPWVSKVWNTVEKHKKHAFTSIIHGKVKHEETLATSSFAGTYLVVLDLAEAQLVCDYVLLGARDVDAATRTAAREAFMARFAKACSPGFDPDRDLIRVGVANQTTMLKSETEEIGRLVERTMLQRYGPTELNEHFLAFNTICDATQERQDAMFSLVDEPLDLMVVIGGYNSSNTTHLQEIAVSRGIRSFHIDTPERIGPGNRIEHKPLGGELQLEEPFLPAGPIRVGITSGASTPDRIVEAVIERLIDLCEA; encoded by the coding sequence GTGGATACCCGTGCCTTCAAGCGCTCGCTGCACCATTCGGAGCGCTACAACCGCCGTGGCTTCGGCCTGGGCGAGGAAGTGGCCGGCAGCCTCGAGCAGGCCTACCAGAGCGATCTCGTGGCCAAGCTGCGGGAGAACGGCTACGCGCTGCAGCGGGGAAGGCTCACGGTGCGCCTCGCCGAGGCCTTCGGCTTCTGCTGGGGGGTGGAGCGGGCCGTGGCCATGGCCTACGAAACCCGGCGCCACTATCCGAGCGAACGGATCTGGATCACCAACGAGATCATCCACAACCCCTCGGTGAACGACCATCTGCGCGACATGGACGTGCAGTTCATCCCCGTGGATGAAGGGGTGAAGGACTTCTCCGATGTGGCCAGCGGCGATGTGGTGATCCTGCCGGCCTTCGGCGCCACGGTGCAGGAGATGCAGCTGCTGAACGAACGGGGCTGTCACATCGTGGACACCACCTGTCCCTGGGTGTCCAAGGTGTGGAACACGGTGGAGAAGCACAAGAAGCACGCCTTCACCTCGATCATCCACGGCAAGGTGAAGCACGAGGAAACCCTGGCCACCAGCAGCTTCGCCGGCACCTACCTGGTGGTGCTCGACCTGGCGGAAGCCCAGCTGGTGTGCGACTACGTGCTGCTGGGGGCACGGGATGTGGATGCCGCCACCCGCACGGCGGCGCGGGAGGCCTTCATGGCGCGCTTCGCCAAGGCCTGCTCACCAGGCTTCGACCCCGACCGCGACCTGATCCGGGTGGGTGTGGCCAACCAGACCACCATGCTCAAGAGCGAGACCGAGGAGATCGGCCGGCTGGTGGAGCGCACCATGCTGCAGCGCTACGGCCCCACCGAGCTCAACGAGCACTTCCTGGCCTTCAACACGATCTGCGACGCCACCCAGGAGCGCCAGGACGCCATGTTCTCCCTGGTGGACGAACCGCTGGATCTGATGGTGGTGATCGGGGGGTACAACTCCTCCAACACCACCCACCTGCAGGAAATCGCCGTGAGCCGCGGCATCCGCTCGTTCCACATCGACACGCCGGAGCGCATCGGCCCCGGCAACCGCATCGAGCACAAACCCCTGGGTGGCGAGCTGCAGCTCGAGGAGCCGTTCCTGCCCGCCGGACCGATCCGGGTGGGCATCACCTCGGGAGCCTCCACGCCCGACCGGATCGTGGAAGCGGTGATCGAGCGTCTGATCGATCTCTGCGAGGCCTGA
- a CDS encoding DUF1997 domain-containing protein: MSSTPLSTAPPEPASRADAQALRHAEDPRVKCYRSHFADLMEMRASDDTVAQYLDRHEGWFRRCAAPMAVTPLGSNGYSLTLGRFGNFGFEVEPTIGLELLPQSQGVYRILTVPAAGGAGSMESLYDVDFKASLRLDCADGDADCGADRAAAPTEAMAAADGQTTTLVRWELDLSVWIRLPGVITLLPEGLVQSSGEHLLRQIVRQISRRLTWKVQEDFHASHGLDCPPRRRAQF, from the coding sequence TTGTCGTCCACCCCCCTGTCGACGGCACCACCCGAGCCGGCCAGCCGCGCCGATGCCCAGGCCCTGCGGCATGCGGAGGATCCGCGGGTGAAGTGCTACCGCAGCCACTTCGCCGATCTGATGGAGATGCGGGCCTCAGACGACACGGTGGCCCAGTATCTGGATCGCCACGAGGGCTGGTTCCGCCGCTGCGCCGCGCCGATGGCCGTGACACCGCTCGGCTCCAACGGCTACAGCCTCACGCTCGGCCGCTTCGGCAACTTCGGTTTCGAGGTGGAACCCACCATCGGGCTCGAACTGCTCCCCCAGAGCCAGGGGGTGTACCGCATCCTCACGGTGCCCGCGGCCGGTGGTGCGGGGAGTATGGAGAGCCTCTACGACGTGGATTTCAAGGCCTCCCTCAGGCTCGACTGCGCCGATGGGGACGCCGATTGCGGCGCTGATCGTGCTGCCGCGCCTACCGAGGCCATGGCCGCTGCTGATGGCCAAACCACCACCCTGGTGCGCTGGGAGCTGGACCTGAGCGTGTGGATCCGCTTGCCCGGGGTGATCACGCTGCTGCCGGAAGGCCTGGTGCAGAGCAGCGGAGAGCATCTGCTGCGCCAGATCGTGCGTCAGATCTCACGGCGCCTCACCTGGAAGGTGCAGGAGGATTTCCACGCCAGCCATGGGCTGGATTGCCCGCCCCGGCGGCGGGCCCAGTTCTGA
- a CDS encoding DUF4079 domain-containing protein, whose translation MPESIAYYLNFLHPLMMWSLLGVAGYGLFLGIKAKKTRTAPDAETRKQLIKGQYAKRHFQLGSILLALLVLGAFGGMAVTYLNNGKLFVGPHLLVGIGMTCMVVLAASLTPLMQQGNLIARKAHVGLNMLLVTLFLWQAVSGMQILNKIWENRPA comes from the coding sequence ATGCCTGAGTCGATCGCCTACTACCTCAACTTCCTCCACCCCCTGATGATGTGGAGCCTGCTGGGGGTGGCCGGCTACGGACTGTTTCTCGGCATCAAGGCCAAGAAAACCCGCACGGCCCCCGACGCCGAGACCCGCAAGCAGCTGATCAAGGGTCAGTACGCCAAGCGCCATTTCCAGCTGGGCAGCATCCTGCTGGCCCTGCTGGTGCTGGGCGCCTTCGGCGGCATGGCCGTCACTTACCTGAACAACGGCAAGCTGTTCGTGGGTCCCCACCTGCTGGTGGGCATCGGCATGACCTGCATGGTCGTGCTGGCCGCCTCGCTCACGCCGCTGATGCAGCAGGGCAACCTGATCGCCCGCAAGGCCCATGTGGGCCTCAACATGCTGCTGGTGACCCTGTTCCTCTGGCAGGCCGTGAGCGGTATGCAGATCCTCAACAAGATCTGGGAGAACCGGCCGGCCTGA
- the purH gene encoding bifunctional phosphoribosylaminoimidazolecarboxamide formyltransferase/IMP cyclohydrolase: MAPTALLSVSNKDGLVPLAQGLLEAGFQLISSGGTAAALKQAGLAVTKVADHTGAPEILGGRVKTLHPRVHGGILARRDDPSHQVDLQAQEIPPIDVVVVNLYPFRETVADPAVPFDTAIETIDIGGPAMVRAAAKNHADVVVLTSPAQYPAFLEALRRGELTQELRRGLALAAFEHTAAYDAAISRWLASTIAQPEAEGELASPPLRLELPARQSLRYGENPHQSAVWYSAAAAGWGGALQLQGKELSYNNLIDLDAALATVREFGYGPAAQPAAVVVKHTNPCGVATGSGCADALARALEADRLSAFGGIVALNTPVDAATAAHLTSLFLECVVAPDFRPEAREVLAAKANLRLLELAPEAIGRASRQQLRTVLGGVLAQDLDDRPVEQSSWEVVSVRQPTPQELADLRFAWKLVRHVRSNAITVARDGQSLGVGAGQMNRVGSARLALEAAGERANGAVLASDGFFPFDDTVRLAAGYGVRAVIQPGGSVRDKDSIQACDELGLAMVVTGRRHFLH, from the coding sequence ATGGCACCCACGGCTCTCCTGAGCGTGTCCAACAAGGACGGTCTGGTGCCCCTGGCCCAGGGGCTGCTGGAGGCCGGCTTCCAGCTGATCTCCAGTGGCGGCACGGCGGCGGCATTGAAGCAGGCCGGTCTGGCGGTGACCAAGGTGGCCGATCACACCGGCGCGCCTGAGATCCTGGGGGGCCGGGTGAAGACCCTCCATCCGCGCGTCCATGGCGGCATCCTGGCCCGGCGCGACGACCCCTCCCACCAGGTCGATCTGCAGGCCCAGGAGATTCCCCCGATCGACGTGGTGGTGGTGAACCTGTACCCCTTCCGGGAAACGGTCGCCGATCCGGCGGTGCCGTTCGACACCGCGATCGAGACCATCGACATCGGCGGCCCGGCCATGGTGCGGGCCGCCGCCAAGAACCATGCCGATGTGGTCGTGCTCACCAGTCCGGCCCAGTACCCGGCCTTTCTGGAGGCCCTGCGCCGTGGCGAGCTCACCCAGGAGCTGCGGCGTGGCCTCGCCCTGGCGGCCTTCGAGCACACCGCCGCCTACGACGCGGCCATCAGCCGCTGGCTGGCCAGCACAATCGCCCAGCCAGAGGCAGAAGGAGAGCTCGCCAGCCCGCCCCTGAGGCTGGAGCTGCCGGCCCGCCAGTCGCTCCGCTACGGCGAAAACCCCCACCAGAGCGCCGTCTGGTACAGCGCGGCCGCGGCCGGCTGGGGTGGGGCTTTGCAGTTGCAGGGCAAGGAGCTGAGCTACAACAACCTCATCGATCTCGACGCGGCCCTGGCGACCGTGCGCGAGTTCGGCTATGGGCCGGCGGCTCAGCCGGCGGCGGTGGTGGTGAAGCACACCAACCCCTGCGGCGTGGCCACCGGCAGTGGCTGCGCCGATGCCCTGGCCCGTGCCCTCGAGGCCGACCGCCTCTCCGCCTTCGGCGGCATCGTGGCCCTCAACACCCCGGTGGATGCGGCCACCGCCGCCCATCTCACCAGCCTGTTCCTGGAGTGCGTGGTGGCTCCGGACTTCCGGCCCGAAGCCAGGGAGGTGCTGGCGGCCAAGGCCAATCTGCGGCTGCTGGAACTGGCCCCCGAGGCGATCGGGCGGGCCTCCCGCCAGCAGTTGCGCACGGTCCTGGGCGGCGTGCTCGCCCAGGATCTCGACGATCGGCCGGTGGAGCAGAGCAGCTGGGAGGTGGTGAGTGTCCGCCAGCCCACCCCCCAGGAACTCGCCGATCTCCGCTTCGCCTGGAAGCTGGTGCGGCATGTGCGCTCCAACGCCATCACCGTGGCGCGCGACGGCCAGAGCCTCGGGGTGGGCGCCGGGCAGATGAACCGGGTGGGCTCAGCCCGGCTGGCCCTCGAGGCCGCCGGGGAGCGGGCCAACGGGGCCGTGCTGGCCAGCGATGGCTTCTTCCCGTTCGATGACACGGTGCGGCTGGCGGCGGGCTACGGCGTGCGTGCGGTGATCCAGCCCGGTGGCAGCGTTCGCGACAAGGATTCGATCCAGGCCTGCGATGAGCTGGGCCTGGCGATGGTGGTGACCGGGCGTCGGCACTTCCTGCACTGA
- a CDS encoding alpha/beta hydrolase: MPSQTAGELRRGPEQAQRRLVLLHGWGADADDLLELGSLLVDDAVSVVALQAPGLHPSGMGRQWYDLQQPGWPGLPEALQQLRRRLLSLDQEVPLSRSVLLGFSQGAAMAVDVVTRQGDLPLAALIGCSGYPHPDWSPAASSPSSPAIVLTHGRQDPVVPYGASVELVRRLNDRGYAVELLEHPGGHSIEPDMLPSLRQAIEACWREGSGVA, translated from the coding sequence GTGCCATCGCAGACCGCTGGGGAGCTCCGGCGCGGACCCGAGCAGGCACAACGGCGGCTGGTGCTGCTGCACGGCTGGGGCGCCGACGCCGACGACCTGCTCGAGCTGGGCTCCCTGCTGGTGGATGACGCCGTCAGCGTGGTGGCCCTGCAGGCACCCGGACTCCACCCCAGCGGCATGGGGCGGCAGTGGTACGACCTGCAGCAGCCCGGCTGGCCCGGCCTGCCTGAGGCCCTGCAGCAGTTGCGCCGGCGCCTTCTCAGCCTCGATCAGGAGGTTCCCCTCAGCCGCTCGGTGCTGCTCGGCTTTTCCCAGGGGGCGGCCATGGCGGTGGATGTGGTCACCCGGCAGGGGGACCTGCCGCTGGCCGCGCTGATCGGCTGCAGCGGCTATCCCCATCCCGACTGGTCACCGGCGGCCAGCAGCCCCTCCAGTCCTGCGATCGTTCTGACCCATGGCCGACAGGATCCCGTGGTGCCCTACGGCGCCAGCGTGGAACTGGTCCGCCGGCTGAACGACCGTGGCTATGCCGTAGAACTGCTGGAGCATCCGGGAGGCCACAGCATCGAGCCCGACATGCTGCCGTCACTGAGGCAGGCCATCGAGGCCTGCTGGCGTGAGGGATCCGGGGTTGCCTGA
- a CDS encoding DUF3155 domain-containing protein, with amino-acid sequence MSKKRKRISRRRLAGQRVLAHVATFHLETGSHKPVTAARRYIAEQALVPPAILNVRRNEHTTDRFFWGEKGLFSAQYAEENHFLFPSLRAIVDSIGEEVLFEGIEALASDDWEEMEEYEYAFV; translated from the coding sequence ATGTCTAAGAAGCGCAAGCGGATCAGCCGCCGTCGTCTTGCCGGTCAGCGGGTTCTGGCCCACGTGGCCACCTTCCACCTCGAAACCGGCTCCCACAAGCCCGTGACGGCAGCCCGCCGCTACATCGCCGAGCAGGCTCTGGTGCCGCCCGCGATCCTGAATGTGCGCCGCAACGAGCACACCACGGACCGCTTCTTCTGGGGTGAGAAGGGTCTGTTCAGCGCCCAGTACGCCGAGGAGAACCACTTCCTGTTCCCCTCCCTGCGGGCCATCGTGGACAGCATCGGCGAGGAGGTGCTCTTCGAGGGGATCGAGGCTCTCGCCTCCGACGACTGGGAGGAAATGGAGGAGTACGAATACGCCTTCGTCTGA
- a CDS encoding sensor histidine kinase KdpD, whose translation MAVSKRFQSLLQCQLAQFADRPDVTSLVVYVAEAGEGEAPHLVPVGQWPLVNRALPAVALDNPLSGAADLRRWLPLRDQGVLLGALRVDTLQLPWPEPLRQRLQAVALCLTEGLCLDLEQQRLQQQLTAQQQQLGVLLHQLRNPLAALRTFGQLLLRRLDGDERNRTLVEGLLQEERQLQRYVEAISHLGAGALVAAHDQEPTPLLLPPSLGSPSGQPLVALLAPLVQRAAATASLQARPWHGPDQLPPWRGDSGAVVEILANLLENAFRYSPAGSAVGLHCQPTPSGGWRLVVWDGGPPIAAEERDAIFARGVRGQRGADLPGTGLGLALARDLADALGGRLELVASPAAIDPALPEQGNAFSLELPAPAAAAP comes from the coding sequence ATGGCTGTCTCCAAGCGCTTCCAGAGCCTGCTCCAGTGCCAGCTGGCCCAGTTCGCCGACCGCCCCGATGTCACCAGCCTGGTGGTCTACGTCGCCGAGGCGGGCGAGGGGGAGGCGCCCCATCTCGTTCCCGTGGGGCAGTGGCCCCTGGTGAACCGGGCCCTGCCTGCCGTGGCCCTCGACAATCCCCTCAGCGGGGCTGCCGACCTGCGCCGCTGGCTGCCCCTGCGGGATCAGGGCGTGCTGCTGGGCGCGCTGCGGGTGGACACCCTGCAGCTGCCCTGGCCGGAACCCCTGCGCCAGCGGCTGCAGGCCGTGGCCCTCTGCCTCACCGAGGGGCTCTGTCTGGATCTCGAACAGCAGCGGCTGCAGCAGCAGCTCACAGCGCAGCAGCAGCAGCTCGGCGTGCTGCTGCACCAGCTGCGCAATCCACTGGCCGCCCTGCGGACCTTCGGCCAGTTGCTGCTGCGGCGCCTGGACGGCGACGAGCGCAACCGCACCCTGGTGGAAGGGCTGCTGCAGGAGGAGCGCCAGCTGCAGCGCTACGTCGAGGCGATCAGCCACCTGGGTGCAGGCGCCCTGGTGGCCGCCCACGACCAGGAGCCCACGCCGCTGCTGTTGCCCCCCAGCCTCGGCAGCCCCAGCGGGCAGCCCCTCGTGGCCCTGCTCGCCCCGCTCGTGCAGCGGGCCGCCGCCACCGCCTCCCTGCAGGCGCGCCCCTGGCACGGCCCCGACCAGTTGCCGCCCTGGCGGGGCGACAGCGGGGCCGTGGTGGAGATCCTGGCCAATCTGCTGGAGAACGCCTTCCGCTACAGCCCGGCCGGATCCGCGGTGGGACTGCACTGCCAGCCCACCCCCAGCGGAGGCTGGCGGCTGGTGGTGTGGGACGGCGGCCCGCCGATCGCGGCGGAGGAACGGGACGCGATCTTCGCCAGGGGGGTGCGGGGCCAGAGGGGCGCCGACCTGCCAGGCACGGGCCTGGGCCTGGCCCTGGCCAGGGATCTGGCCGACGCCCTCGGGGGCCGTCTGGAGCTGGTGGCCTCGCCCGCCGCGATCGATCCGGCCCTGCCGGAGCAGGGCAACGCCTTCAGCCTTGAGCTGCCAGCCCCCGCAGCAGCAGCCCCATGA
- a CDS encoding adenosylcobinamide-GDP ribazoletransferase gives MKRGVVTVPCGVWKQPQRAWVWEQRAVIVNPKGGGVKLMGPRRRCPDARAQLPVSQDVHPPEEHHQPRAPGWLRDLAGAWIFYSVLPAWPWPKPRFQRIARFAPVIGLVLGGLQAWLWWATAGWLPLAAQVALVMALALLLSGGLHHDGALDTADGLAAGPRALPAMADSRVGAAAVQAALVLALLRATGLLCLAAAAPLPLVWTAFWGRCAPLLAMAWFPYLRQRPGEGGTAGFHRRHWLGLVRELRPALLAGGLLVALSLGAAGPALFGSPLAPGVQLGLGLLPCLPAVLVPRWLGARLGGHSGDSYGACVEWTEALGLLLMGLLLRGLAAQG, from the coding sequence ATGAAGCGGGGCGTGGTGACCGTGCCGTGCGGGGTGTGGAAGCAGCCGCAACGCGCCTGGGTGTGGGAGCAGCGCGCCGTGATCGTGAACCCGAAGGGTGGCGGTGTGAAGCTGATGGGGCCGCGCCGGCGCTGTCCCGACGCTAGAGCGCAGCTGCCCGTGTCCCAGGACGTCCACCCCCCCGAGGAGCACCATCAGCCGCGGGCCCCGGGCTGGCTGCGGGACCTGGCCGGTGCCTGGATCTTCTACAGCGTGCTGCCGGCCTGGCCGTGGCCGAAGCCCCGCTTCCAGCGCATCGCCCGTTTCGCCCCGGTGATCGGCCTGGTGCTGGGCGGGCTGCAGGCTTGGCTCTGGTGGGCCACGGCCGGCTGGCTGCCCCTGGCGGCCCAGGTGGCGCTGGTGATGGCGCTGGCCCTCCTGCTCAGCGGCGGCCTCCATCACGATGGGGCCCTGGACACGGCCGATGGCCTGGCGGCTGGGCCCCGGGCGCTGCCGGCCATGGCCGACAGCCGTGTCGGCGCCGCGGCCGTTCAGGCCGCTCTGGTGCTGGCCCTGCTGCGGGCCACGGGCCTCCTCTGCCTCGCCGCCGCAGCGCCGCTGCCGTTGGTCTGGACCGCGTTCTGGGGGCGGTGCGCTCCCCTGCTGGCCATGGCCTGGTTCCCCTATCTGCGGCAGCGGCCGGGCGAAGGCGGCACGGCCGGCTTTCACCGGCGGCACTGGCTGGGCCTGGTCCGGGAGCTGCGTCCGGCCCTGCTCGCCGGTGGCCTGCTGGTGGCCCTGAGCCTCGGGGCGGCGGGCCCCGCCCTGTTCGGCTCGCCGCTGGCACCGGGGGTCCAGCTGGGCCTGGGTCTGCTGCCCTGCCTGCCGGCCGTGCTTGTTCCCCGCTGGCTCGGTGCCCGGCTGGGCGGCCACAGCGGCGACAGTTACGGCGCCTGCGTGGAGTGGACCGAGGCCCTGGGGCTGCTGCTCATGGGGCTGCTGCTGCGGGGGCTGGCAGCTCAAGGCTGA
- the tgt gene encoding tRNA guanosine(34) transglycosylase Tgt: MSFTPPPFGFTITARCSHTQARCGCFHTPHGTVTTPRFMPVGTLATVKGVTAAQLQATGAQMVLANTYHLHLQPGEEIVAEAGGLHRFMHWSGPLLTDSGGYQVFSLGAINRIDDNGVSFSSPRDGRRILLTPERAMAIQMALGADVAMAFDQCPPYPASEADVEAACRRTHAWLERCVASHHRSDQALFGIVQGGCFPRLRQESARAVASMDLPGIAVGGVSVGEPVEEMHRVVRQVGPLLPDARPHYLMGVGTLPEMAVAVAQGFDLFDCVLPTRLGRHGAALVGGERWNLRNARFRHDHTPLDPGCPCPACSGHTRAYLHHLIRAGEMLGKILLSLHNITQLERFSNAMAQAIREGCFAEDFAPWNPDSPAAHTW; encoded by the coding sequence ATCAGCTTCACACCGCCACCCTTCGGGTTCACGATCACGGCGCGCTGCTCCCACACCCAGGCGCGTTGCGGCTGCTTCCACACCCCGCACGGCACGGTCACCACGCCCCGCTTCATGCCCGTGGGCACCCTGGCCACGGTGAAAGGGGTCACCGCCGCGCAGTTGCAGGCCACGGGCGCCCAGATGGTGCTGGCCAACACCTACCACCTGCATCTGCAGCCCGGCGAGGAGATCGTGGCCGAAGCCGGAGGCCTGCACCGGTTCATGCACTGGTCGGGCCCGCTGCTGACCGACTCCGGCGGGTACCAGGTGTTCAGCCTGGGGGCCATCAACCGCATCGATGACAACGGCGTGAGCTTCAGCTCTCCCCGGGATGGCCGCCGGATCCTGCTGACGCCGGAGCGGGCGATGGCGATCCAGATGGCCCTGGGCGCCGATGTGGCGATGGCCTTCGACCAGTGCCCCCCCTACCCCGCCAGCGAAGCGGACGTGGAGGCCGCCTGCCGGCGCACCCACGCCTGGCTGGAGCGCTGCGTCGCCAGCCACCACCGCAGCGACCAGGCCCTGTTCGGCATCGTGCAGGGGGGCTGCTTTCCGCGGCTGCGGCAGGAGTCGGCCCGGGCGGTGGCCTCCATGGATCTGCCCGGGATCGCCGTGGGCGGGGTGAGCGTGGGGGAACCGGTGGAGGAGATGCATCGGGTGGTGCGGCAGGTGGGGCCGCTGCTGCCGGACGCCAGGCCCCACTATCTGATGGGCGTGGGCACGCTGCCGGAGATGGCCGTGGCGGTGGCCCAGGGCTTCGACCTGTTCGACTGCGTGCTGCCCACCCGCCTGGGCCGCCACGGGGCCGCGCTGGTGGGAGGGGAACGCTGGAATCTGCGCAATGCCCGCTTCCGTCACGACCACACCCCGCTGGATCCCGGCTGTCCCTGCCCGGCCTGCAGCGGCCACACCCGGGCCTACCTCCACCACCTGATCCGTGCCGGCGAGATGCTGGGAAAGATCCTCCTCAGCCTGCACAACATCACCCAGCTGGAGCGGTTCAGCAACGCCATGGCCCAGGCGATCCGCGAAGGGTGTTTTGCAGAGGATTTCGCTCCCTGGAATCCCGACTCCCCGGCCGCCCACACGTGGTAG